The following proteins are encoded in a genomic region of Poecilia reticulata strain Guanapo linkage group LG11, Guppy_female_1.0+MT, whole genome shotgun sequence:
- the ankrd28a gene encoding serine/threonine-protein phosphatase 6 regulatory ankyrin repeat subunit A isoform X1, whose product MRSERASRVCIVVLEEVEEDEPSPSSPPPRPKASHQVSGRVVAQDDKPSLLRAIFNVDPDEVRSLIFKKEDVNVQDNEKRSPLHAAAYLGDAEIIELLILSGARVNAKDNKWLTPLHRAVASCSEDAVTVLLKHSADVNARDKNWQTPLHVAASNKAVRCAEALVPLLSNVNVSDRAGRTALHHAAFSGHIEMVKLLLSRGANINAFDKKDRRAIHWAAYMGHLEVVKLLVASGAEVDCKDKKAYTPLHAAASSGMSSTVHYLLSLGVHVNEVNAYGNTPLHLACYNGQDVVVGELIEAGASVNQVNERGFSALHFASSSRQGALCQELLLAHGACINLKSKDGKTPLHMAATHGRFSCSQALIQNGAEIDCEDRSRNTALHIAARYGHELIITSLIKDGANTAKRGIHGMLPLHLAALSGFSDCCRKLLSSGFVIDTPDDFGRTCLHAAAAGGNLECLNLLLNTGADFNRKDNFGRAPLHYASANCNYQCVFALVGSGASVNDLDQNSCSPLHYAAAADTEGKCVEYLLRNDADPGVKDRQGYNAVHYASAYGRTLCLELIASVRPLDVLMETSGTDILRDSDSQAPLSPLHLAAYHGHCGALDVLLASLLDVDARSPDGRTPLSLACSRGHQECASLLLHHGASPMTRDYIYKKTTLHAAAMNGHPECLHLLLSSNNQHINVDAQDNNRQTPLMLAVLNGHTECVYSLLNQGACVETQDRWSRTALHRGAATGQDECVEALLQRGASVCVKDIRGRTPLHLASACGHVGVLGTLLQTTPPSLPHLTDSQGYTPLHWACYNGYDACVEVLLDHEAFRKIKGNSFSPLHCAVMNDNEGVAEMLIDCLGANIVNTTDSKGRTPLHAAAFSDHVECISLLLSHGAKANAVDALAHKTPLMMAALNGQTNAVEVLVSSGKTDLSLQDVDRNTALHLACSKGHETGALLILEKISDRNLINCTNAALQTPLHVAARMGLTVVVQELLGKGASVLAVDENGYTPALACAPNRDVADCLALILNSMMPTSPMVTIAAIPALSLTQTVINHHPTSNHISKGVAFDTPPSLRPDHASYCRPERPLSSVSADDELNDSDSETY is encoded by the exons ATGCGGTCTGAACGGGCGAGCCGTGTGTGTATTGTGGTgctggaggaggtggaggaggacgAGCCCTCTCCTTCATCCCCACCTCCTCGGCCCAAAGCGTCTCATCAAGTCTCTGGAAGGGTTGTCGCGCAGGACGACAAG CCATCCCTGCTGAGAGCCATCTTTAACGTGGACCCAGACGAAGTTCGCTCTCTTATCTTTAAGAAAGAGGATGTCAACGTTCAG GACAACGAGAAGCGAAGCCCTCTTCACGCCGCAGCGTACCTCGGAGACGCTGAGATCATTGAGTTGCTCATCCTTTCAG GAGCCAGGGTTAATGCCAAAGATAACAAGTGGTTGACTCCTCTACACCGAGCTGTGGCTTCTTGTAGCGAG GACGCGGTGACGGTGCTGCTGAAGCACAGCGCAGACGTAAACGCTAGGGACAAGAACTGGCAGACGCCGCTTCACGTAGCGGCCAGCAACAAGGCGGTCCGCTGTGCCGAGGCTCTGGTGCCGCTGCTGAGCAACGTCAACGTGTCGGACCGCGCAGGACGCACTGCGCTGCACCACGCTGCCTTTAGTGGCCATATAGAG AtggtgaagctgctgctctccagAGGAGCCAACATTAATGCGTTTGACAAGAAGGACAGGAGAGCCATCCACTGGGCAGCCTACATGG GTCACCTGGAGGTTGTTAAGTTGCTGGTGGCCAGTGGAGCTGAGGTCGACTGTAAGGACAAGAAGGCTTACACGCCACTCCATGCAGCCGCCTCCAGTGGCATGAGCAGCACGGTGCACTACTTGCTGAGCCTGGGTGTCCAT GTGAACGAGGTTAACGCCTATGGCAACACGCCGCTCCATTTGGCCTGCTACAACGGACAGGACGTGGTGGTCGGCGAGCTCATCGAGGCCGGAGCGAGCGTAAATCAA GTAAACGAGAGAGGCTTTTCTGCACTTCACTTCGCTTCGTCTTCACGCCAAGGCGCGCTGtgccaggagctgctgctggcccaCGGAGCATGCATCAACTTGAAG AGTAAGGATGGTAAGACTCCGCTTCACATGGCAGCTACACATGGGCGCTTCTCCTGCTCCCAGGCCCTCATTCAAAATG GAGCCGAGATTGACTGTGAAGACAGAAGCAGGAACACCGCCCTTCACATCGCAGCCCGCTACGGCCATGAGCTCATCATCACGTCGCTCATCAAAGACGGAGCCAACACTGCCAA gaGAGGCATTCACGGGATGTTACCGCTACACCTGGCAGCTCTCAGCGGCTTCTCCGATtgctgcaggaagctgctgtCCTCAG gATTTGTCATAGACACCCCCGATGACTTTGGAAGGACCTGTCTgcatgcagctgcagctggggg aaacctgGAGTGTCTGAACCTGCTGTTGAACACAGGAGCTGACTTTAACAGGAAGGACAACTTTGGCAG GGCTCCGCTCCACTACGCATCCGCCAACTGTAACTACCAGTGTGTGTTTGCGCTGGTGGGCTCTGGGGCCAGTGTTAACGATCTGGATCAGAACAGCTGCAGCCCTTTGCACTACGCGGCGGCTGCCGACACGGAGGGAAA ATGTGTGGAGTACCTGCTGAGGAACGACGCAGACCCAGGCGTGAAGGACAGGCAGGGCTACAACGCAGTGCACTACGCCTCCGCCTACGGCCGCACACTCTGCCTGGAGCTG ATCGCAAGTGTGAGACCGCTCGATGTG ttaaTGGAGACCTCCGGAACCGACATCCTGAGGGACTCAGACAGTCAGGCCCCCCTAAGTCCGCTCCATCTGGCG GCTTACCACGGACACTGCGGGGCGCTGGACGTCCTCCTGGCCTCCCTGCTGGACGTGGACGCGCGCAGCCCGGACGGACGCACCCCGCTAAGTTTAGCCTGCTCCAGGGGCCATCAGGAATGCGCTTCCCTGCTGCTCCATCACGGAGCCTCCCCCATGACCCGCGACTATATATACAAAAAGACAACCTTACATGCTGCAG ctaTGAATGGCCACCCAGAGTGCCTGCACCTGCTTCTGAGTAGCAACAATCAACACATCAACGTGGATGCACAAGACAACAACAGACA GACTCCCCTGATGTTGGCAGTGCTGAACGGACACACAGAGTGTGTGTACTCTCTGCTCAATCAAGGAGCCTGTGTGGAGACCCAGGACCGTTGGAGTCGGACAGCCCTGCACCGCGGG GCTGCCACAGGCCAGGATGAGTGTGTGGAGGCCCTCCTCCAGCGAGGGGCCAGCGTGTGTGTGAAGGACATCCGGGGCCGCACCCCGCTGCACCTGGCTTCAGCTTGTGGCCACGTGGGAGTCCTGGGGACTCTCCTGCAGACCACGCCGCCCTCCCTCCCTCACCTCACAGACAGCCAGGGCTACACGCCGTTACACTGGGCCTGCTATAACG GTTACGACGCATGTGTGGAGGTTTTGTTAGATCACGAGGCGTTCAGGAAGATCAAGGGAAACTCCTTCAGCCCGCTGCACTGTGCTGT TATGAACGATAACGAGGGCGTGGCCGAGATGCTAATCGACTGCCTCGGTGCAAACATCGTCAACACCACGGACTCCAAGGGAAG AACCCCCCTCCACGCCGCCGCGTTTTCTGACCACGTGGAGTGCATTTCTCTTCTCCTGAGCCACGGAGCTAAGGCCAACGCCGTCGACGCGCTCGCGCACAAAACACCGCTGATGATGGCGGCTCTGAACGGACAGACCAACGCCGTGG aagTGCTGGTGAGCAGTGGGAAAACAGACTTGTCCCTGCAGGATGTAGACAGGAACACGGCTCTGCATCTGGCGTGTAGCAAA GGCCATGAAACGGGCGCGTTGTTGATTCTCGAGAAAATCAGCGACAGGAACCTGATCAACTGCACCAATGCTGCTCTCCAGAC GCCGCTGCACGTAGCAGCCAGGATGGGGCTAACGGTGGTGGTCCAGGAGCTGCTGGGAAAAGGAGCCAGCGTTTTGGCGGTGGACGAGAACG GTTACACCCCAGCTTTGGCCTGTGCTCCGAATCGCGACGTCGCCGACTGCTTGGCCCTCATCCTCAACTCGATGATGCCCACCTCCCCCATGGTGACGATCGCCGCCATTCCCGCTTTGTCCCTCACCCAGACGGTGATCAACCACCACCCGACCTCAAACCACATCTCCAAAGGAGTTGCGTTCGACACTCCGCCATCTCTGAGACCCGACCACGCCTCATACTGCAGGCCAGAGAGGCCGCTGTCCTCCGTTTCCGCGGACGACGAGCTGAACGACTCGGACTCGGAGACCTACTGA
- the ankrd28a gene encoding serine/threonine-protein phosphatase 6 regulatory ankyrin repeat subunit A isoform X3, translated as MAVLKIQDQPSLLRAIFNVDPDEVRSLIFKKEDVNVQDNEKRSPLHAAAYLGDAEIIELLILSGARVNAKDNKWLTPLHRAVASCSEDAVTVLLKHSADVNARDKNWQTPLHVAASNKAVRCAEALVPLLSNVNVSDRAGRTALHHAAFSGHIEMVKLLLSRGANINAFDKKDRRAIHWAAYMGHLEVVKLLVASGAEVDCKDKKAYTPLHAAASSGMSSTVHYLLSLGVHVNEVNAYGNTPLHLACYNGQDVVVGELIEAGASVNQVNERGFSALHFASSSRQGALCQELLLAHGACINLKSKDGKTPLHMAATHGRFSCSQALIQNGAEIDCEDRSRNTALHIAARYGHELIITSLIKDGANTAKRGIHGMLPLHLAALSGFSDCCRKLLSSGFVIDTPDDFGRTCLHAAAAGGNLECLNLLLNTGADFNRKDNFGRAPLHYASANCNYQCVFALVGSGASVNDLDQNSCSPLHYAAAADTEGKCVEYLLRNDADPGVKDRQGYNAVHYASAYGRTLCLELIASVRPLDVLMETSGTDILRDSDSQAPLSPLHLAAYHGHCGALDVLLASLLDVDARSPDGRTPLSLACSRGHQECASLLLHHGASPMTRDYIYKKTTLHAAAMNGHPECLHLLLSSNNQHINVDAQDNNRQTPLMLAVLNGHTECVYSLLNQGACVETQDRWSRTALHRGAATGQDECVEALLQRGASVCVKDIRGRTPLHLASACGHVGVLGTLLQTTPPSLPHLTDSQGYTPLHWACYNGYDACVEVLLDHEAFRKIKGNSFSPLHCAVMNDNEGVAEMLIDCLGANIVNTTDSKGRTPLHAAAFSDHVECISLLLSHGAKANAVDALAHKTPLMMAALNGQTNAVEVLVSSGKTDLSLQDVDRNTALHLACSKGHETGALLILEKISDRNLINCTNAALQTPLHVAARMGLTVVVQELLGKGASVLAVDENGYTPALACAPNRDVADCLALILNSMMPTSPMVTIAAIPALSLTQTVINHHPTSNHISKGVAFDTPPSLRPDHASYCRPERPLSSVSADDELNDSDSETY; from the exons CCATCCCTGCTGAGAGCCATCTTTAACGTGGACCCAGACGAAGTTCGCTCTCTTATCTTTAAGAAAGAGGATGTCAACGTTCAG GACAACGAGAAGCGAAGCCCTCTTCACGCCGCAGCGTACCTCGGAGACGCTGAGATCATTGAGTTGCTCATCCTTTCAG GAGCCAGGGTTAATGCCAAAGATAACAAGTGGTTGACTCCTCTACACCGAGCTGTGGCTTCTTGTAGCGAG GACGCGGTGACGGTGCTGCTGAAGCACAGCGCAGACGTAAACGCTAGGGACAAGAACTGGCAGACGCCGCTTCACGTAGCGGCCAGCAACAAGGCGGTCCGCTGTGCCGAGGCTCTGGTGCCGCTGCTGAGCAACGTCAACGTGTCGGACCGCGCAGGACGCACTGCGCTGCACCACGCTGCCTTTAGTGGCCATATAGAG AtggtgaagctgctgctctccagAGGAGCCAACATTAATGCGTTTGACAAGAAGGACAGGAGAGCCATCCACTGGGCAGCCTACATGG GTCACCTGGAGGTTGTTAAGTTGCTGGTGGCCAGTGGAGCTGAGGTCGACTGTAAGGACAAGAAGGCTTACACGCCACTCCATGCAGCCGCCTCCAGTGGCATGAGCAGCACGGTGCACTACTTGCTGAGCCTGGGTGTCCAT GTGAACGAGGTTAACGCCTATGGCAACACGCCGCTCCATTTGGCCTGCTACAACGGACAGGACGTGGTGGTCGGCGAGCTCATCGAGGCCGGAGCGAGCGTAAATCAA GTAAACGAGAGAGGCTTTTCTGCACTTCACTTCGCTTCGTCTTCACGCCAAGGCGCGCTGtgccaggagctgctgctggcccaCGGAGCATGCATCAACTTGAAG AGTAAGGATGGTAAGACTCCGCTTCACATGGCAGCTACACATGGGCGCTTCTCCTGCTCCCAGGCCCTCATTCAAAATG GAGCCGAGATTGACTGTGAAGACAGAAGCAGGAACACCGCCCTTCACATCGCAGCCCGCTACGGCCATGAGCTCATCATCACGTCGCTCATCAAAGACGGAGCCAACACTGCCAA gaGAGGCATTCACGGGATGTTACCGCTACACCTGGCAGCTCTCAGCGGCTTCTCCGATtgctgcaggaagctgctgtCCTCAG gATTTGTCATAGACACCCCCGATGACTTTGGAAGGACCTGTCTgcatgcagctgcagctggggg aaacctgGAGTGTCTGAACCTGCTGTTGAACACAGGAGCTGACTTTAACAGGAAGGACAACTTTGGCAG GGCTCCGCTCCACTACGCATCCGCCAACTGTAACTACCAGTGTGTGTTTGCGCTGGTGGGCTCTGGGGCCAGTGTTAACGATCTGGATCAGAACAGCTGCAGCCCTTTGCACTACGCGGCGGCTGCCGACACGGAGGGAAA ATGTGTGGAGTACCTGCTGAGGAACGACGCAGACCCAGGCGTGAAGGACAGGCAGGGCTACAACGCAGTGCACTACGCCTCCGCCTACGGCCGCACACTCTGCCTGGAGCTG ATCGCAAGTGTGAGACCGCTCGATGTG ttaaTGGAGACCTCCGGAACCGACATCCTGAGGGACTCAGACAGTCAGGCCCCCCTAAGTCCGCTCCATCTGGCG GCTTACCACGGACACTGCGGGGCGCTGGACGTCCTCCTGGCCTCCCTGCTGGACGTGGACGCGCGCAGCCCGGACGGACGCACCCCGCTAAGTTTAGCCTGCTCCAGGGGCCATCAGGAATGCGCTTCCCTGCTGCTCCATCACGGAGCCTCCCCCATGACCCGCGACTATATATACAAAAAGACAACCTTACATGCTGCAG ctaTGAATGGCCACCCAGAGTGCCTGCACCTGCTTCTGAGTAGCAACAATCAACACATCAACGTGGATGCACAAGACAACAACAGACA GACTCCCCTGATGTTGGCAGTGCTGAACGGACACACAGAGTGTGTGTACTCTCTGCTCAATCAAGGAGCCTGTGTGGAGACCCAGGACCGTTGGAGTCGGACAGCCCTGCACCGCGGG GCTGCCACAGGCCAGGATGAGTGTGTGGAGGCCCTCCTCCAGCGAGGGGCCAGCGTGTGTGTGAAGGACATCCGGGGCCGCACCCCGCTGCACCTGGCTTCAGCTTGTGGCCACGTGGGAGTCCTGGGGACTCTCCTGCAGACCACGCCGCCCTCCCTCCCTCACCTCACAGACAGCCAGGGCTACACGCCGTTACACTGGGCCTGCTATAACG GTTACGACGCATGTGTGGAGGTTTTGTTAGATCACGAGGCGTTCAGGAAGATCAAGGGAAACTCCTTCAGCCCGCTGCACTGTGCTGT TATGAACGATAACGAGGGCGTGGCCGAGATGCTAATCGACTGCCTCGGTGCAAACATCGTCAACACCACGGACTCCAAGGGAAG AACCCCCCTCCACGCCGCCGCGTTTTCTGACCACGTGGAGTGCATTTCTCTTCTCCTGAGCCACGGAGCTAAGGCCAACGCCGTCGACGCGCTCGCGCACAAAACACCGCTGATGATGGCGGCTCTGAACGGACAGACCAACGCCGTGG aagTGCTGGTGAGCAGTGGGAAAACAGACTTGTCCCTGCAGGATGTAGACAGGAACACGGCTCTGCATCTGGCGTGTAGCAAA GGCCATGAAACGGGCGCGTTGTTGATTCTCGAGAAAATCAGCGACAGGAACCTGATCAACTGCACCAATGCTGCTCTCCAGAC GCCGCTGCACGTAGCAGCCAGGATGGGGCTAACGGTGGTGGTCCAGGAGCTGCTGGGAAAAGGAGCCAGCGTTTTGGCGGTGGACGAGAACG GTTACACCCCAGCTTTGGCCTGTGCTCCGAATCGCGACGTCGCCGACTGCTTGGCCCTCATCCTCAACTCGATGATGCCCACCTCCCCCATGGTGACGATCGCCGCCATTCCCGCTTTGTCCCTCACCCAGACGGTGATCAACCACCACCCGACCTCAAACCACATCTCCAAAGGAGTTGCGTTCGACACTCCGCCATCTCTGAGACCCGACCACGCCTCATACTGCAGGCCAGAGAGGCCGCTGTCCTCCGTTTCCGCGGACGACGAGCTGAACGACTCGGACTCGGAGACCTACTGA
- the ankrd28a gene encoding serine/threonine-protein phosphatase 6 regulatory ankyrin repeat subunit A isoform X2 → MRLQFYMQISESLKCDLNLKLQYSYASLQKTTMGCQHLSSSAKIAQPSLLRAIFNVDPDEVRSLIFKKEDVNVQDNEKRSPLHAAAYLGDAEIIELLILSGARVNAKDNKWLTPLHRAVASCSEDAVTVLLKHSADVNARDKNWQTPLHVAASNKAVRCAEALVPLLSNVNVSDRAGRTALHHAAFSGHIEMVKLLLSRGANINAFDKKDRRAIHWAAYMGHLEVVKLLVASGAEVDCKDKKAYTPLHAAASSGMSSTVHYLLSLGVHVNEVNAYGNTPLHLACYNGQDVVVGELIEAGASVNQVNERGFSALHFASSSRQGALCQELLLAHGACINLKSKDGKTPLHMAATHGRFSCSQALIQNGAEIDCEDRSRNTALHIAARYGHELIITSLIKDGANTAKRGIHGMLPLHLAALSGFSDCCRKLLSSGFVIDTPDDFGRTCLHAAAAGGNLECLNLLLNTGADFNRKDNFGRAPLHYASANCNYQCVFALVGSGASVNDLDQNSCSPLHYAAAADTEGKCVEYLLRNDADPGVKDRQGYNAVHYASAYGRTLCLELIASVRPLDVLMETSGTDILRDSDSQAPLSPLHLAAYHGHCGALDVLLASLLDVDARSPDGRTPLSLACSRGHQECASLLLHHGASPMTRDYIYKKTTLHAAAMNGHPECLHLLLSSNNQHINVDAQDNNRQTPLMLAVLNGHTECVYSLLNQGACVETQDRWSRTALHRGAATGQDECVEALLQRGASVCVKDIRGRTPLHLASACGHVGVLGTLLQTTPPSLPHLTDSQGYTPLHWACYNGYDACVEVLLDHEAFRKIKGNSFSPLHCAVMNDNEGVAEMLIDCLGANIVNTTDSKGRTPLHAAAFSDHVECISLLLSHGAKANAVDALAHKTPLMMAALNGQTNAVEVLVSSGKTDLSLQDVDRNTALHLACSKGHETGALLILEKISDRNLINCTNAALQTPLHVAARMGLTVVVQELLGKGASVLAVDENGYTPALACAPNRDVADCLALILNSMMPTSPMVTIAAIPALSLTQTVINHHPTSNHISKGVAFDTPPSLRPDHASYCRPERPLSSVSADDELNDSDSETY, encoded by the exons ATGCGTCTGCAGTTTTATATGCAGATCAGTGAATCTCTCAAATGTGAtctgaatttaaaacttcaatacTCGTACGCCTCGTTGCAGAAAACTACAATGGGCTGCCAGCACCTGTCATCCAGTGCAAAAATAGCACAA CCATCCCTGCTGAGAGCCATCTTTAACGTGGACCCAGACGAAGTTCGCTCTCTTATCTTTAAGAAAGAGGATGTCAACGTTCAG GACAACGAGAAGCGAAGCCCTCTTCACGCCGCAGCGTACCTCGGAGACGCTGAGATCATTGAGTTGCTCATCCTTTCAG GAGCCAGGGTTAATGCCAAAGATAACAAGTGGTTGACTCCTCTACACCGAGCTGTGGCTTCTTGTAGCGAG GACGCGGTGACGGTGCTGCTGAAGCACAGCGCAGACGTAAACGCTAGGGACAAGAACTGGCAGACGCCGCTTCACGTAGCGGCCAGCAACAAGGCGGTCCGCTGTGCCGAGGCTCTGGTGCCGCTGCTGAGCAACGTCAACGTGTCGGACCGCGCAGGACGCACTGCGCTGCACCACGCTGCCTTTAGTGGCCATATAGAG AtggtgaagctgctgctctccagAGGAGCCAACATTAATGCGTTTGACAAGAAGGACAGGAGAGCCATCCACTGGGCAGCCTACATGG GTCACCTGGAGGTTGTTAAGTTGCTGGTGGCCAGTGGAGCTGAGGTCGACTGTAAGGACAAGAAGGCTTACACGCCACTCCATGCAGCCGCCTCCAGTGGCATGAGCAGCACGGTGCACTACTTGCTGAGCCTGGGTGTCCAT GTGAACGAGGTTAACGCCTATGGCAACACGCCGCTCCATTTGGCCTGCTACAACGGACAGGACGTGGTGGTCGGCGAGCTCATCGAGGCCGGAGCGAGCGTAAATCAA GTAAACGAGAGAGGCTTTTCTGCACTTCACTTCGCTTCGTCTTCACGCCAAGGCGCGCTGtgccaggagctgctgctggcccaCGGAGCATGCATCAACTTGAAG AGTAAGGATGGTAAGACTCCGCTTCACATGGCAGCTACACATGGGCGCTTCTCCTGCTCCCAGGCCCTCATTCAAAATG GAGCCGAGATTGACTGTGAAGACAGAAGCAGGAACACCGCCCTTCACATCGCAGCCCGCTACGGCCATGAGCTCATCATCACGTCGCTCATCAAAGACGGAGCCAACACTGCCAA gaGAGGCATTCACGGGATGTTACCGCTACACCTGGCAGCTCTCAGCGGCTTCTCCGATtgctgcaggaagctgctgtCCTCAG gATTTGTCATAGACACCCCCGATGACTTTGGAAGGACCTGTCTgcatgcagctgcagctggggg aaacctgGAGTGTCTGAACCTGCTGTTGAACACAGGAGCTGACTTTAACAGGAAGGACAACTTTGGCAG GGCTCCGCTCCACTACGCATCCGCCAACTGTAACTACCAGTGTGTGTTTGCGCTGGTGGGCTCTGGGGCCAGTGTTAACGATCTGGATCAGAACAGCTGCAGCCCTTTGCACTACGCGGCGGCTGCCGACACGGAGGGAAA ATGTGTGGAGTACCTGCTGAGGAACGACGCAGACCCAGGCGTGAAGGACAGGCAGGGCTACAACGCAGTGCACTACGCCTCCGCCTACGGCCGCACACTCTGCCTGGAGCTG ATCGCAAGTGTGAGACCGCTCGATGTG ttaaTGGAGACCTCCGGAACCGACATCCTGAGGGACTCAGACAGTCAGGCCCCCCTAAGTCCGCTCCATCTGGCG GCTTACCACGGACACTGCGGGGCGCTGGACGTCCTCCTGGCCTCCCTGCTGGACGTGGACGCGCGCAGCCCGGACGGACGCACCCCGCTAAGTTTAGCCTGCTCCAGGGGCCATCAGGAATGCGCTTCCCTGCTGCTCCATCACGGAGCCTCCCCCATGACCCGCGACTATATATACAAAAAGACAACCTTACATGCTGCAG ctaTGAATGGCCACCCAGAGTGCCTGCACCTGCTTCTGAGTAGCAACAATCAACACATCAACGTGGATGCACAAGACAACAACAGACA GACTCCCCTGATGTTGGCAGTGCTGAACGGACACACAGAGTGTGTGTACTCTCTGCTCAATCAAGGAGCCTGTGTGGAGACCCAGGACCGTTGGAGTCGGACAGCCCTGCACCGCGGG GCTGCCACAGGCCAGGATGAGTGTGTGGAGGCCCTCCTCCAGCGAGGGGCCAGCGTGTGTGTGAAGGACATCCGGGGCCGCACCCCGCTGCACCTGGCTTCAGCTTGTGGCCACGTGGGAGTCCTGGGGACTCTCCTGCAGACCACGCCGCCCTCCCTCCCTCACCTCACAGACAGCCAGGGCTACACGCCGTTACACTGGGCCTGCTATAACG GTTACGACGCATGTGTGGAGGTTTTGTTAGATCACGAGGCGTTCAGGAAGATCAAGGGAAACTCCTTCAGCCCGCTGCACTGTGCTGT TATGAACGATAACGAGGGCGTGGCCGAGATGCTAATCGACTGCCTCGGTGCAAACATCGTCAACACCACGGACTCCAAGGGAAG AACCCCCCTCCACGCCGCCGCGTTTTCTGACCACGTGGAGTGCATTTCTCTTCTCCTGAGCCACGGAGCTAAGGCCAACGCCGTCGACGCGCTCGCGCACAAAACACCGCTGATGATGGCGGCTCTGAACGGACAGACCAACGCCGTGG aagTGCTGGTGAGCAGTGGGAAAACAGACTTGTCCCTGCAGGATGTAGACAGGAACACGGCTCTGCATCTGGCGTGTAGCAAA GGCCATGAAACGGGCGCGTTGTTGATTCTCGAGAAAATCAGCGACAGGAACCTGATCAACTGCACCAATGCTGCTCTCCAGAC GCCGCTGCACGTAGCAGCCAGGATGGGGCTAACGGTGGTGGTCCAGGAGCTGCTGGGAAAAGGAGCCAGCGTTTTGGCGGTGGACGAGAACG GTTACACCCCAGCTTTGGCCTGTGCTCCGAATCGCGACGTCGCCGACTGCTTGGCCCTCATCCTCAACTCGATGATGCCCACCTCCCCCATGGTGACGATCGCCGCCATTCCCGCTTTGTCCCTCACCCAGACGGTGATCAACCACCACCCGACCTCAAACCACATCTCCAAAGGAGTTGCGTTCGACACTCCGCCATCTCTGAGACCCGACCACGCCTCATACTGCAGGCCAGAGAGGCCGCTGTCCTCCGTTTCCGCGGACGACGAGCTGAACGACTCGGACTCGGAGACCTACTGA